Proteins from one Cryptomeria japonica chromosome 4, Sugi_1.0, whole genome shotgun sequence genomic window:
- the LOC131046650 gene encoding disease resistance RPP13-like protein 4, with protein sequence MESAMVALVVEKLGKMMIEQINREASLVLNFREDFEWLSTKLTRIRSYLREADLRSAHNESVKSWLLDVAEIALDAEDILDECAVQSEGTDNESPQSSCVCAFSYSQLVFRRKMARRIKDVKERMRSILKLDGEELKLVGDVTHSDQPSTSTAQNVNWRGFNMIERDSHPAVAIESKVEEILHLLDDPAAPVIAVVGMGGVGKTFLMQNVFSRIKDKFEKSIWLAISQTYSLKKLQASLAMELDLNEVVNERVDEVKAAELIHGRLASRKFLIVLDDVWRATEQENLVLALGIPRGNNPESKIVVTTRSRHVSSNMIARVYELQPLSKEESWNLFCAFAFKGNQPTHHLEGIARQVEGECGRLPLAVKTVAASLANTTLSREWESKLQQLRAASSTEDPIMQILKLSYDSLPAHLKPCFVYLSFFPEDEEIDYQYLINLWVAEGYIPQGDDQLDIGWSYLCHLQSLCLVERVHVVVEGVHDVEVVPGKGLLYTMFKVHDLLLDLAISIAKASQCAFSVEEAFKKDLTVQTGRTCRRILMGKISIGDDDVEIMVRNRAYSASYLRTISFSNNSGIQNIPPILINGARVLRVLDLSNTGISALPTCVGNLKLLRVLNLSWTNITKVPECVRSIKGLRFLDISFCSRLDQFPEWIGELNCLEHLDIRSYSEKSVPKGISKLVSLQVLKLDDKNKLSVEDNDFLQLQHFVNLVNLREVWISIHHDAELKSIEDGILAPLVKMRDLAIFNYARYEKLQGIAKRVWEARGIFIINDFEVLEELPELEDGAMPRLEILEVRSCENLKKLPCGLELLKSLKECGLYRMKVTQMSESRELLKKLKANNPNVKIYSLEN encoded by the exons ATGGAATCTGCAATGGTTGCTCTTGTAGTTGAAAAACTTGGCAAGATGATGATAGAGCAGATAAATAGGGAGGCTTCACTTGTTCTTAACTTCAGAGAGGACTTTGAATGGCTGAGCACGAAACTTACAAGAATAAGAAGCTATCTCAGAGAAGCAGATCTCCGAAGTGCACACAATGAGTCAGTGAAAAGCTGGCTGCTGGATGTTGCAGAGATTGCTTTGGATGCAGAGGACATACTGGACGAATGTGCTGTTCAATCTGAAGGTACTGATAATGAAAGCCCCCAATCCTCTTGTGTTTGTGCTTTCAGCTATTCTCAATTAGTGTTCCGCCGTAAAATGGCACGTCGGATTAAAGATGTGAAAGAGAGAATGAGGTCCATTCTGAAACTTGATGGAGAGGAGCTGAAGCTTGTTGGGGATGTCACTCATTCAGACCAACCCTCTACAAGTACAGCACAGAATGTAAACTGGAGGGGTTTCAATATGATAGAGAGGGATTCACATCCAGCTGTGGCTATTGAGTCAAAGGTTGAAGAAATCCTCCACCTGCTCGATGACCCTGCTGCTCCTGTCATCGCCGTTGTTGGTATGGGCGGCGTTGGGAAGACATTTTTAATGCAAAATGTTTTCAGCAGAATAAAGGATAAGTTTGAGAAGTCAATCTGGCTCGCTATTTCTCAGACTTACTCCCTTAAAAAGTTGCAAGCTTCTTTGGCCATGGAACTAGATTTGAACGAGGTTGTCAATGAGAGGGTAGATGAGGTAAAGGCAGCAGAGCTGATTCATGGCCGTTTAGCAAGCAGAAAGTTCCTCATTGTGTTGGATGATGTGTGGAGGGCAACTGAGCAAGAGAACTTGGTATTGGCACTTGGCATTCCAAGGGGGAATAACCCTGAGAGCAAAATTGTGGTCACAACACGAAGCAGACATGTGAGCAGCAACATGATTGCTCGTGTTTATGAGCTGCAACCTTTATCAAAAGAGGAGAGCTGGAACCTGTTTTGCGCTTTTGCCTTTAAAGGAAATCAGCCAACACATCATCTTGAAGGGATTGCTCGTCAAGTGGAAGGGGAATGCGGGAGATTGCCCTTGGCTGTTAAAACAGTGGCAGCATCTCTGGCGAACACGACATTATCTAGGGAGTGGGAATCTAAATTGCAGCAGCTAAGAGCGGCATCGTCTACCGAGGATCCAATTATGCAGATTCTCAAGCTAAGTTATGATTCTCTCCCTGCTCATCTTAAGCCCTGTTTTGTGTATCTTTCTTTCTTTCCCGAAGATGAGGAAATAGACTACCAATATCTCATAAATCTGTGGGTGGCGGAAGGATATATTCCTCAAGGAGACGACCAACTAGACATTGGATGGAGTTATTTATGTCATCTTCAAAGTCTATGTCTGGTCGAGAGAGTACATGTCGTGGTCGAGGGAGTACATGACGTGGAGGTTGTTCCTGGTAAGGGTTTGTTGTATACAATGTTCAAAGTGCATGATTTATTACTTGATTTGGCCATTAGCATAGCAAAAGCAAGTCAATGTGCATTTAGTGTGGAGGAAGCCTTCAAGAAAGATCTCACTGTGCAAACAGGCAGGACTTGTCGCAGAATTTTAATGGGTAAGATAAGCATAGGTGATGATGATGTAGAGATAATGGTAAGAAACAGGGCATATTCTGCATCATATCTTCGCACTATATCCTTTTCAAATAATTCGGGCATTCAAAATATTCCACCAATCTTGATCAATGGTGCGAGAGTACTGCGTGTACTTGACTTGAGTAATACTGGAATCTCGGCATTGCCCACTTGTGTTGGAAATTTAAAGCTCCTTAGAGTTTTGAATTTAAGTTGGACAAATATTACCAAGGTACCAGAATGTGTAAGAAGTATTAAGGGTCTTCGCTTCCTTGACATTTCTTTTTGCAGCCGTCTAGATCAGTTCCCTGAGTGGATTGGTGAACTTAATTGCCTGGAACATCTGGATATACGCTCATACAGTGAGAAATCCGTGCCGAAAGGAATATCAAAGCTTGTGTCTTTACAGGTATTGAAATTAGATGATAAGAACAAACTATCTGTGGAAGACAATGACTTCTTACAGTTGCAGCATTTTGTCAATTTGGTCAACCTCCGTGAAGTGTGGATAAGTATTCATCACGACGCTGAATTGAAGAGTATAGAAGATGGCATCCTCGCCCCTTTGGTGAAGATGCGTGATTTGGCAATATTCAATTATGCTAGATATGAA AAATTGCAAGGCATTGCCAAAAGGGTTTGGGAAGCCCGGGGGATTTTCATAATTAATGACTTTGAGGTGTTGGAGGAGTTGCCAGAATTAGAAGATGGAGCGATGCCACGTCTTGAGATACTAGAAGTACGCTCATGTGAGAATCTAAAGAAACTTCCATGTGGATTAGAGCTCTTGAAAAGTCTCAAAGAGTGTGGCTTGTACCGCATGAAGGTGACACAAATGTCTGAGAGTAGGGAATTATTGAAAAAACTGAAAGCCAATAATCCCAATGTCAAAATTTACAGTCTAGAAAACTGA